A window of the Sporohalobacter salinus genome harbors these coding sequences:
- a CDS encoding 6-carboxyhexanoate--CoA ligase, producing MSDEFFSLRMRAAQGGKHQQGGRHISGAERIITEDKLEANINSLINRAREHSQGSADYINLTLEVLERANIEKISSLPITTITVDSYQVGRREAKELLMKLEIKEQVIKQAQHLLATGANPAGDNMRGAIVMDLDTGERLEPDYYRGLRASKMDYTREVKDRLINLLSQNNLNQSHLPEALALATKVVSYLDIVAELCWSDDSNYTAGYVASKKFGYCRFPALKPSGLDKGGRVFFVRLSTCLEKLVTYLEEKPVLISRLDERITSYNSVARFLEARGDN from the coding sequence ATGTCTGATGAATTTTTTAGTTTACGGATGAGAGCTGCTCAAGGTGGAAAACATCAACAAGGAGGCAGACATATTTCTGGAGCAGAGCGAATTATTACTGAGGATAAACTAGAGGCTAATATAAACAGTTTAATTAACAGAGCTAGAGAACATAGCCAAGGAAGTGCAGATTATATCAACTTAACTTTAGAGGTGCTTGAGAGGGCAAACATAGAGAAAATTAGTTCTTTACCAATTACAACTATTACTGTAGATAGCTATCAAGTAGGAAGAAGAGAAGCTAAAGAGTTGTTGATGAAACTAGAAATTAAAGAACAGGTAATCAAGCAAGCCCAACATTTATTAGCTACAGGTGCTAATCCAGCTGGAGATAATATGCGGGGAGCTATTGTAATGGATTTAGATACTGGAGAAAGATTAGAGCCTGATTACTATCGTGGCCTGCGAGCTAGTAAAATGGATTATACTAGGGAAGTTAAAGATAGATTAATCAATTTATTAAGTCAGAATAATTTGAACCAGAGCCATTTACCAGAAGCTTTAGCGTTAGCTACTAAAGTTGTTTCCTATTTAGATATAGTTGCTGAATTATGTTGGTCAGATGATTCCAATTATACAGCCGGTTATGTAGCTAGTAAAAAGTTTGGTTATTGTCGGTTTCCTGCTCTTAAACCTAGTGGTTTAGATAAAGGAGGCCGTGTTTTTTTCGTAAGATTGTCAACCTGTTTAGAAAAATTGGTAACATACTTAGAAGAAAAGCCAGTTTTAATTAGTAGGCTAGATGAAAGAATAACTAGCTATAATTCAGTAGCCAGATTTTTAGAAGCTAGAGGTGACAATTGA
- a CDS encoding DUF523 domain-containing protein → MLAVSSCLLGCDCKYNGGNNEDERIIKLSEVKPVIPICPEKLGQLPIPRPPAEIRNGDGADVLDGKARVVNKQGKDVTNEFIEGAYQALQQIRMNGITTAVLKSRSPSCGKGRIYTGDFSGELKDGHGVTTALFKRNGIQVYTEEDIEKLL, encoded by the coding sequence ATGTTAGCAGTTAGTTCCTGTTTATTAGGGTGTGACTGTAAGTATAATGGCGGTAATAATGAAGATGAGAGGATAATTAAACTCTCAGAAGTTAAGCCAGTAATTCCTATCTGTCCAGAAAAGCTTGGTCAGTTGCCTATTCCAAGGCCTCCAGCGGAGATTAGGAATGGTGATGGGGCTGATGTTTTAGATGGTAAAGCACGAGTTGTAAATAAGCAAGGAAAAGATGTAACTAATGAATTCATTGAAGGGGCATATCAAGCTCTACAGCAGATAAGAATGAATGGTATTACTACAGCAGTTTTGAAATCGAGAAGTCCTTCCTGCGGGAAGGGAAGAATTTATACTGGAGATTTTAGTGGTGAATTAAAAGATGGCCATGGAGTAACTACAGCATTATTTAAGCGGAATGGGATTCAAGTTTATACTGAGGAAGATATAGAAAAATTACTGTGA
- a CDS encoding methyltransferase domain-containing protein: MKGGDHEACSIDYLIGDAERLDLERKFDLITSNAAFQWFQDLRKTVSNFKANLKQQGKLYFSTFGARNFHELRSCLQEISPKYNYSQDFYSKEDLKEILSQEFKGVYIEEEEYIEEFDRVRDFLQATKKIGANSAKQDKPTMTPGLLKKLERKYRKEFSEEGRIIVTHHLLFVKLEK; this comes from the coding sequence ATAAAAGGAGGGGACCATGAAGCTTGTAGTATTGATTATTTAATTGGAGATGCTGAAAGGTTAGATTTAGAGCGAAAATTTGATCTAATAACTTCTAATGCTGCTTTTCAATGGTTCCAAGATCTAAGAAAAACAGTTAGCAACTTTAAAGCTAACTTAAAACAGCAAGGGAAATTATACTTTTCTACTTTTGGAGCCCGAAATTTTCATGAGTTGAGATCTTGTTTACAGGAGATTTCGCCAAAATATAATTATTCGCAAGATTTTTATAGTAAAGAAGATCTAAAAGAAATTTTAAGTCAAGAGTTTAAAGGGGTTTATATAGAAGAAGAAGAGTACATTGAGGAATTTGATCGAGTTAGAGACTTCTTACAAGCAACGAAAAAAATTGGAGCCAATAGCGCTAAGCAGGATAAACCGACTATGACGCCAGGTTTATTAAAGAAGTTAGAGCGTAAGTATAGAAAGGAATTTAGTGAAGAGGGACGAATAATTGTAACTCATCATTTATTATTTGTGAAATTGGAAAAGTAG
- a CDS encoding carbon starvation protein A, which translates to MNSAVVIIFSIVWFLFIYRWYGKKIENKLVVPDDKRDTPAVALNDGVDYYPSKKSMLFGHHFSSIAGAGPILGPVAAVAAFGWGGAILWILFGTAFIGATHDYLSLMVSTRFDGNSIPEIAQEVIGKRARNLFSIFVLITLIFVTAVFGFVAAKTLSSTPSVVIPTFGLIPLAMAFGALVYRANFNNVLGTVIAIIGLFVLIILGYKFPISLPFTSHMTFIVWFILLMGYGLIASVLPVWLLLQPRDYISTWVLVIGMGIGLIGTLITHPTISAPAFTGLSSPDKGPIWPMLFIIVACGAISGFHSLVASGTTSKQLAKESDGRFVGYGAMLTEGVLAVIALLTVSAGLFWDPPTGMEQFGFFHILEKGGPIKAFGAGYGRLVEPLLGSLGMIFGIIMLKTFVMTTLDTTIRLGRFITSELIGPSIPALKNRFLGSLIFTIPAFYLGYTGTYNVLWPMFGASNQLVAALTLLVITSYLVGIKKPTKYTLYPALLMIITAIGALCYQGYNFFLGTNPDYILGISSILLIILSLIVGSEAKKILRQADEDSSETSTVNN; encoded by the coding sequence ATGAATTCTGCAGTTGTAATTATTTTTTCCATAGTATGGTTCTTATTTATTTACAGATGGTATGGCAAGAAGATAGAAAATAAATTAGTTGTTCCAGATGACAAGAGAGATACTCCAGCAGTTGCACTCAATGACGGAGTTGACTATTATCCATCGAAAAAATCAATGCTATTTGGACATCATTTTTCCTCTATTGCAGGTGCTGGACCAATCTTAGGACCAGTTGCTGCGGTAGCTGCTTTTGGCTGGGGAGGTGCAATCCTTTGGATTTTATTTGGTACTGCATTTATCGGAGCAACCCACGATTATTTATCTTTAATGGTTTCAACTCGCTTTGATGGTAACTCTATTCCAGAAATTGCTCAAGAAGTAATTGGTAAAAGAGCCCGAAATTTATTCTCAATTTTTGTCTTAATTACATTAATATTTGTAACTGCAGTCTTTGGTTTTGTAGCAGCTAAAACATTATCATCTACTCCCTCAGTGGTAATTCCAACCTTTGGACTTATTCCACTTGCTATGGCTTTCGGAGCCTTAGTTTATAGAGCTAATTTTAATAACGTACTGGGTACAGTCATTGCCATTATAGGTTTATTTGTATTGATCATACTCGGTTATAAATTTCCAATTTCTCTACCCTTCACTAGTCATATGACTTTTATTGTCTGGTTCATCCTATTAATGGGCTATGGGTTAATTGCATCTGTTCTACCTGTCTGGTTATTATTACAACCAAGAGATTATATTTCAACCTGGGTATTAGTAATTGGAATGGGAATTGGATTAATTGGTACCCTTATTACACATCCAACAATTAGTGCCCCAGCTTTTACTGGTCTAAGCTCCCCTGATAAAGGACCCATTTGGCCAATGTTATTTATCATAGTAGCCTGTGGTGCTATATCAGGTTTTCATTCCCTTGTTGCCAGCGGCACAACTTCTAAACAGCTAGCCAAAGAGTCTGATGGCCGCTTTGTCGGATATGGAGCAATGTTAACTGAAGGAGTACTAGCAGTTATAGCGTTATTAACTGTAAGTGCCGGGTTATTTTGGGATCCACCTACTGGTATGGAACAGTTTGGTTTCTTTCATATATTAGAAAAAGGCGGCCCAATCAAAGCATTCGGAGCTGGATATGGCCGGCTAGTTGAACCACTATTAGGAAGTTTAGGAATGATCTTTGGAATTATAATGTTAAAGACCTTCGTTATGACAACCCTAGATACAACTATCAGACTAGGAAGATTTATTACTTCTGAACTTATCGGCCCTTCAATTCCTGCTTTAAAGAATAGGTTTCTGGGATCATTAATTTTTACAATTCCTGCTTTCTATCTTGGTTACACTGGAACTTATAATGTTCTCTGGCCGATGTTTGGAGCTTCTAATCAATTAGTAGCAGCTCTCACTTTATTAGTCATTACCTCGTATCTAGTTGGAATTAAAAAACCTACTAAATATACACTATATCCAGCACTCCTTATGATTATAACAGCTATCGGAGCATTATGTTATCAAGGATATAATTTCTTTCTTGGAACCAATCCAGATTATATATTAGGAATCTCATCAATTTTATTAATAATTCTAAGTCTTATTGTTGGTTCAGAAGCTAAAAAGATATTAAGGCAAGCTGATGAAGATAGTTCAGAAACTTCAACCGTAAATAACTAA
- the bioD gene encoding dethiobiotin synthase, whose amino-acid sequence MGQGIFITGTDTDIGKTVVTAGLTAALSQQGYDLGVMKPFQSGAFKEDDRLLAPDIEFILQHISLDADYDLMNPIRLQPPLAPSVAAKEEGVKIDLNQIMSAYQQLQEEYQGLVVEGAGGLMVPLAEDFLIPDLVMRLDLPVIIVARPNLGTINHTVLTVKAARQLGLDVLGVIINGYPKEAGVAEETNPDIISDLAEVPILGIMPYIEEMEQVDLGKIVADSVDLEIIIDSVELKY is encoded by the coding sequence ATGGGGCAAGGAATTTTTATTACAGGAACAGATACTGACATAGGTAAAACAGTAGTTACTGCTGGTTTGACTGCTGCTTTAAGCCAACAAGGTTATGATTTAGGAGTTATGAAACCTTTTCAAAGTGGAGCTTTTAAAGAAGATGATAGATTGTTAGCTCCTGATATTGAGTTTATACTACAACATATATCATTAGATGCTGATTATGATTTAATGAATCCAATTCGATTACAACCTCCTTTAGCTCCTAGTGTAGCAGCTAAAGAAGAAGGGGTAAAGATAGATCTCAATCAAATTATGTCAGCTTATCAGCAATTACAAGAAGAGTACCAAGGATTAGTGGTTGAAGGAGCTGGCGGATTAATGGTTCCTTTAGCTGAAGATTTTTTAATTCCGGATTTAGTTATGAGATTAGATTTACCAGTTATTATAGTAGCTAGACCTAATTTAGGTACAATTAACCATACTGTTTTGACAGTTAAGGCAGCACGACAGTTAGGTTTAGATGTATTAGGAGTAATTATTAATGGTTATCCAAAAGAAGCTGGAGTTGCAGAAGAAACTAATCCAGATATAATTTCAGATTTAGCAGAAGTTCCTATCTTAGGGATTATGCCTTATATTGAAGAGATGGAACAGGTAGATTTAGGTAAGATAGTTGCAGATAGTGTGGATTTAGAAATAATAATTGATAGTGTAGAATTAAAATATTAA
- the queG gene encoding tRNA epoxyqueuosine(34) reductase QueG — protein sequence MNLAKKIKEYGKKIGLDEVKITTAESLSTVKDFLTEMKKEDKLSKFVKSDLDLITDPKQVLPTAKSVIVTAISYKVDINQVPNLKKDLRGKLSKFAWGEDYHNVIGSKLDQLRAFLNKKDPTVETKKFVDTAPTVDRALARRAGIGWQGKNCSIIHEEYGSWIFIGGIITNLKLETDMPIKNKCKGCQKCIEACPTGALEEPYVLNSSKCLGYITLSKGYIENEKRKAMGTRLWGCDTCQDVCPYNQEAKSGNHVEFQPQTVEHYPRLPTLLTLTNKEYKEKFSSTAMNWRGKRPIQRNAAIIMGNLKNPKAISYLIDGLEDPKPIVRAHSAWALGEIGDDSIVIDLRKALAREGKKRVKEEIRKVINQLLDGC from the coding sequence ATGAATTTAGCAAAAAAGATAAAAGAGTATGGAAAGAAAATTGGTCTTGATGAAGTAAAAATTACTACTGCTGAATCTCTATCAACAGTAAAAGATTTTTTAACAGAGATGAAAAAGGAAGATAAACTTTCTAAGTTTGTTAAAAGTGATTTAGATTTAATTACTGATCCTAAACAAGTATTACCTACAGCTAAATCAGTAATTGTGACTGCTATTTCTTATAAGGTAGATATAAATCAAGTGCCCAATTTAAAAAAAGATTTGCGGGGAAAGTTATCTAAATTTGCTTGGGGAGAAGATTACCATAATGTAATAGGAAGTAAACTTGATCAATTGAGGGCCTTTCTTAACAAGAAAGATCCAACAGTGGAAACAAAAAAATTTGTAGATACAGCTCCTACAGTGGATCGAGCATTAGCTAGACGAGCTGGAATAGGTTGGCAAGGAAAAAATTGTAGCATTATTCATGAAGAATACGGCTCCTGGATTTTTATTGGAGGAATTATTACTAATTTAAAGTTAGAAACTGATATGCCTATAAAAAATAAATGTAAAGGATGTCAAAAGTGTATTGAAGCTTGCCCAACTGGGGCTTTAGAAGAACCGTATGTTTTAAATAGTAGTAAATGTTTAGGTTATATCACATTAAGTAAAGGATATATTGAAAATGAAAAGAGAAAAGCAATGGGAACTAGACTTTGGGGATGTGATACCTGTCAAGACGTCTGTCCTTATAATCAAGAAGCTAAAAGTGGTAATCATGTTGAGTTTCAACCTCAGACTGTGGAGCATTATCCTAGATTACCTACTTTATTAACGCTTACCAATAAGGAATATAAAGAGAAATTTAGTTCAACAGCTATGAACTGGCGGGGTAAACGGCCGATCCAGCGTAATGCTGCTATAATTATGGGGAACCTGAAAAATCCTAAAGCAATTTCCTATCTAATTGATGGATTAGAAGATCCTAAGCCAATTGTGCGGGCACATTCAGCTTGGGCTTTAGGAGAGATAGGTGATGATAGTATAGTAATTGATTTGAGAAAGGCTTTAGCTAGAGAAGGGAAAAAAAGAGTAAAAGAGGAGATTAGAAAAGTAATTAATCAACTGCTAGATGGCTGTTAG
- the trmL gene encoding tRNA (uridine(34)/cytosine(34)/5-carboxymethylaminomethyluridine(34)-2'-O)-methyltransferase TrmL → MNIVLYQPEIPPNTGNIARTCACTDVSLHLIRPLGFSTDEKAVRRAGLDYWDKVDVNYYNSFAELEEKYSDHNFYFATKFAAKFYTEIEYEHDDFLVFGQETAGLPDEITDRYSENCIRIPMQRDIRSLNLANSVSIILYEALRQNGFYNLV, encoded by the coding sequence GTGAATATAGTACTTTATCAACCTGAGATTCCACCAAATACAGGTAATATAGCTCGTACCTGTGCCTGTACTGATGTTTCACTGCATCTGATTAGACCGCTTGGATTTTCTACAGATGAAAAGGCTGTGAGACGAGCAGGATTGGATTATTGGGATAAGGTAGATGTTAATTATTATAATAGTTTTGCAGAATTAGAAGAGAAATATAGTGATCATAATTTTTATTTTGCTACTAAGTTTGCAGCTAAATTTTATACAGAAATAGAATATGAACATGATGACTTTTTAGTCTTTGGGCAGGAGACAGCGGGACTTCCTGATGAAATTACTGACCGGTATAGTGAAAACTGTATTAGAATTCCGATGCAGAGAGATATTCGTTCACTGAATTTAGCCAATTCAGTATCTATTATTCTCTATGAAGCCCTGCGGCAGAATGGATTTTATAATTTGGTTTAA
- the bioB gene encoding biotin synthase BioB, which translates to MLTKLKKKVLAGDKITKEEAIQLVELEDSRTMELLAAANQIKNQFIGKKVDLCSIINAKSGSCSEDCTFCAQSTHYDTGVSSYDLLDREEILARAKEIEDNGAEHFGIVTSGRGVISNQEFEQILETMKTIKEKTELEVCASLGTLDQKRAEKLSEIGLKRYNHNLETSASYFSKVCTTHSYQDRVKTVKFLNDRDIEVCCGGIIGLGESFADRVELAFTLQELDVDSVPINILNPVAGTPVEDNESIPPMEVLKTAAIFRFILPTKVIKLCGGRENNLRDLQSLSLLSGVNGLLTGNYLTTEGRAVKEDIQMIEDLGLER; encoded by the coding sequence ATGTTAACTAAGTTAAAGAAAAAAGTACTAGCAGGCGACAAGATTACAAAAGAAGAGGCAATACAATTAGTTGAACTAGAGGACAGTAGAACAATGGAGTTATTAGCAGCAGCTAATCAGATTAAAAATCAGTTTATTGGAAAGAAGGTAGATTTATGTTCAATTATAAATGCTAAATCTGGTAGTTGTTCTGAAGATTGTACCTTTTGTGCTCAATCTACTCATTATGATACTGGAGTGAGTAGTTATGATTTGTTAGATAGAGAAGAGATTTTAGCTAGAGCTAAGGAAATAGAGGATAATGGAGCAGAGCACTTTGGAATTGTAACTAGTGGTCGAGGAGTAATTAGTAATCAAGAATTTGAACAGATTTTAGAGACTATGAAAACAATTAAGGAAAAAACAGAGTTAGAGGTTTGTGCTTCATTAGGAACCTTAGATCAAAAGCGAGCTGAAAAATTATCAGAGATAGGGTTGAAAAGATATAATCATAATTTAGAAACTTCTGCCAGTTATTTCTCCAAAGTTTGTACTACTCATAGTTATCAAGATAGAGTTAAGACTGTTAAGTTCTTAAATGATAGAGATATAGAGGTCTGTTGTGGTGGAATTATAGGCTTAGGAGAAAGTTTTGCTGATCGAGTGGAATTAGCTTTTACTTTACAAGAGTTAGATGTTGACTCAGTACCAATTAATATTTTAAATCCAGTAGCAGGAACTCCTGTAGAAGATAATGAGTCTATACCACCAATGGAAGTTCTAAAGACAGCAGCTATTTTTAGATTTATCTTGCCGACTAAGGTAATTAAATTATGTGGAGGAAGAGAAAATAACTTACGTGATTTACAATCTTTGAGTTTATTGTCAGGAGTTAATGGCTTATTAACAGGTAATTATTTAACTACTGAAGGTAGAGCTGTAAAAGAAGATATTCAGATGATTGAGGATCTAGGTTTGGAGCGTTAA
- the dmpI gene encoding 4-oxalocrotonate tautomerase DmpI: protein MPIITLEGPELTKEQKKELVKSFTKSASGIIGMPEEKFIVMLKETESENVGVGGELLSEKKKG, encoded by the coding sequence ATGCCGATTATTACTTTAGAAGGACCGGAATTGACAAAAGAGCAGAAAAAAGAGTTAGTTAAATCTTTTACTAAAAGTGCCAGTGGAATCATTGGAATGCCAGAGGAGAAGTTTATAGTTATGTTAAAGGAGACAGAAAGTGAGAATGTAGGTGTGGGCGGCGAATTATTATCTGAGAAAAAGAAAGGTTAA
- the aroF gene encoding 3-deoxy-7-phosphoheptulonate synthase: MKMLTEMKVSDHKKIIEVGDVKIGGEDLVIMAGPCAVESREQLLAAADHVAKEGGQILRGGAFKPRTSPYSFQGLGEEGLKYLAEARDRTGLKVVTELLDSDDLELVNSYADILQIGSRNMQNYGLLKKLGKLDTPVMLKRGYAATIREWLMAAEYVISHGNDNIILCERGIRTFETATRNTLDLNAIALIKDELNIPVIIDPSHGTGQRNLVSPMAKAGISAGADGVIIEMHPNPQEALCDGQQSLTPDDFSQLVVDLNRVAQAVDKSLAI, translated from the coding sequence ATGAAAATGTTAACTGAAATGAAGGTGTCGGATCATAAGAAGATTATTGAGGTAGGAGATGTAAAAATTGGCGGTGAAGACTTGGTAATTATGGCTGGGCCATGTGCAGTAGAAAGTAGAGAACAGTTACTTGCAGCAGCAGATCATGTAGCTAAGGAAGGTGGTCAGATCTTAAGAGGAGGGGCTTTTAAACCGCGAACTTCCCCTTATAGCTTCCAGGGATTAGGAGAAGAAGGTTTAAAGTATTTAGCTGAAGCTAGAGATAGAACAGGTCTTAAAGTAGTTACAGAGTTGTTGGATTCAGATGACCTTGAGTTAGTTAATTCTTATGCAGATATTTTACAGATCGGTTCCAGAAATATGCAGAATTATGGTTTACTAAAGAAGTTAGGAAAATTGGATACGCCGGTGATGTTAAAAAGAGGGTATGCAGCTACTATTCGAGAATGGTTAATGGCAGCTGAATATGTCATTTCACATGGTAATGATAATATTATTCTTTGTGAGCGGGGAATTAGGACTTTCGAGACTGCAACTCGGAATACTTTAGATTTAAATGCAATTGCTTTAATTAAAGATGAATTAAATATACCGGTAATTATAGATCCAAGCCATGGTACTGGACAGAGAAATTTAGTTAGTCCGATGGCTAAAGCTGGAATTAGTGCTGGAGCTGATGGAGTTATAATAGAAATGCATCCTAATCCCCAAGAGGCTCTCTGTGATGGGCAGCAGTCTTTAACCCCCGATGATTTTTCACAATTAGTTGTTGATTTAAATAGAGTTGCGCAGGCTGTAGATAAAAGCTTAGCTATTTAA
- the bioF gene encoding 8-amino-7-oxononanoate synthase: protein MEEWGKELNRLKEAGLYRKLRVLEDAQAPQTIVDGQEIIMLASNNYLGLSINSQVKDQVIEIVEDYGTSSGGSRLTTGNYDLHQELEEKLAKFKKYEAAIVFNTGYMTNLGVLTTVVGKEDLIISDELNHASIIDACRLSKAEVAIYQHTNLDDLKAKLEVGQNYNRRLIVTDGVFSMDGDLAPLAAIVELAREYNALVMVDDAHGTGVLGDSGAGSSQHFGLQDEIDIKVGTLSKALAAEGGFVAGSQELVDLLRNKARSFIYSTALAPGTIAASLASLQYLQDNPQILTTLWRNIKLLKSGLQDLGYQLLPSNSAIIPIMIGDEEETMKLSRGLLEEGILAPGIRPPTVPEGTSRIRVTVMANHQVQDLEKAVKAFSKVGKELDLI from the coding sequence ATGGAAGAGTGGGGTAAAGAGTTAAACCGATTAAAAGAAGCAGGATTATATAGAAAGTTAAGAGTTTTAGAAGATGCTCAAGCGCCACAAACAATAGTTGATGGTCAAGAAATAATTATGTTAGCTTCAAATAATTATTTAGGGTTATCAATAAATTCCCAAGTGAAAGATCAAGTTATTGAAATTGTAGAGGACTATGGAACAAGTTCAGGAGGTTCTAGGTTAACGACTGGGAATTATGATTTACACCAAGAGTTAGAAGAGAAACTAGCTAAATTTAAAAAATATGAAGCAGCTATAGTTTTTAATACAGGTTATATGACTAATTTAGGGGTGTTAACTACAGTGGTTGGTAAGGAAGATTTAATTATTAGTGATGAGTTAAATCATGCTAGTATTATTGATGCTTGTCGATTAAGTAAAGCTGAAGTAGCCATCTATCAACACACTAATCTAGATGATTTAAAGGCTAAGTTAGAAGTAGGGCAGAACTATAACCGAAGATTAATTGTGACAGATGGTGTCTTTAGTATGGATGGAGATCTAGCCCCTTTAGCAGCAATTGTAGAGTTGGCCCGAGAGTATAATGCTTTAGTAATGGTTGATGATGCTCATGGGACTGGTGTGTTAGGTGATAGTGGTGCTGGTAGTAGTCAGCATTTTGGTTTACAAGATGAAATAGATATTAAAGTAGGTACTTTAAGTAAAGCTTTAGCTGCTGAAGGTGGTTTTGTAGCTGGAAGTCAAGAGTTAGTTGATCTTTTACGTAATAAAGCTAGGTCGTTTATTTATTCTACAGCTTTAGCTCCCGGAACAATAGCAGCTAGTTTGGCTTCTTTGCAGTATTTACAAGATAATCCGCAAATTTTAACTACATTATGGAGAAATATTAAATTATTAAAGTCTGGATTACAGGACTTAGGATATCAATTATTACCTAGCAATAGTGCAATTATTCCTATTATGATTGGTGATGAAGAAGAAACAATGAAGTTGAGTCGTGGTTTGTTAGAAGAAGGAATTTTAGCACCAGGTATTAGACCTCCAACAGTTCCAGAGGGGACTAGTAGAATTAGAGTAACAGTAATGGCTAATCATCAAGTTCAGGATTTAGAAAAAGCAGTTAAAGCTTTTTCTAAGGTAGGTAAGGAGTTAGACCTGATTTAG
- the bioA gene encoding adenosylmethionine--8-amino-7-oxononanoate transaminase, with the protein MTEDMSLLEKDKEYVWHPFTQMKEWVEKEEQLIIERGEGIKLYDTEGDEYYDGVSSIWLNVHGHQKEELDQAIKDQLDKIAHSTMLGLANEPATNLAEKLVEISPQGLNKVFYSDSGSTAVEIGLKMAFQYWQQLDEDVGPKDKFITLTNAYHGDTIGSVSVGGIDLFHEIYKPMLFNSLKTPSPHCYRCAFDEERKECDFTCIKELEKMIQECHQEVAALIIEPLMQGAGGMIAAPEGYLAKVRELCDKYNILMIADEVAVGFGRTGKMFACEHEDVSPDIMAVAKGISGGYLPISATLTTDEIYDAFYDDYETQKTFFHGHSYTGNPLAAAVSVANLELFEEENILERMPSKIEMVTDKLEEFEGLEHVGDIRQQGLMVGIELVKDKGTKEPYPWQEKIGVQVCIEARDKGMILRPLGNVIVFMPPLCSTKSQLEDMMEIIYKSIEEVTNDSS; encoded by the coding sequence ATGACAGAAGATATGTCATTATTAGAAAAAGATAAAGAGTATGTCTGGCATCCTTTTACTCAAATGAAAGAATGGGTTGAAAAAGAAGAACAGTTAATTATTGAACGCGGTGAAGGAATTAAGTTATATGATACTGAGGGAGATGAGTATTATGATGGTGTTTCTTCTATCTGGCTTAATGTTCATGGCCATCAAAAAGAAGAACTAGATCAGGCAATTAAAGATCAATTAGATAAAATAGCTCATTCTACAATGTTAGGTCTAGCTAATGAACCAGCTACAAATTTGGCTGAAAAGTTAGTTGAAATTAGCCCTCAAGGATTAAATAAAGTCTTTTATTCAGATAGTGGTTCTACAGCGGTAGAGATTGGGCTTAAGATGGCTTTTCAGTACTGGCAACAACTTGATGAGGATGTTGGCCCGAAGGATAAATTTATTACGTTAACTAATGCCTATCATGGTGATACTATTGGTTCAGTCAGTGTAGGGGGCATTGATTTATTCCATGAAATTTATAAACCAATGTTATTTAATAGCTTAAAAACTCCTTCTCCTCATTGTTATCGTTGTGCTTTTGATGAAGAAAGAAAAGAATGTGATTTCACCTGTATTAAAGAATTAGAGAAGATGATCCAAGAATGTCATCAGGAAGTAGCAGCTTTAATTATTGAGCCATTGATGCAAGGTGCTGGAGGGATGATTGCTGCTCCTGAAGGTTATTTAGCTAAAGTCAGAGAGTTATGTGATAAATATAATATCTTAATGATTGCTGATGAAGTTGCTGTTGGCTTTGGAAGAACGGGAAAGATGTTTGCTTGTGAACATGAAGATGTTAGTCCAGATATTATGGCGGTGGCTAAAGGAATTAGTGGTGGTTATTTACCTATCTCAGCTACCTTAACAACAGATGAAATTTATGATGCTTTTTATGATGATTATGAGACGCAGAAAACTTTCTTTCACGGTCATTCTTATACTGGAAATCCATTAGCTGCAGCAGTTTCAGTAGCTAATTTAGAATTATTTGAAGAAGAAAACATTTTAGAGCGGATGCCATCTAAAATTGAAATGGTAACTGATAAGTTAGAGGAGTTTGAAGGGTTAGAACATGTAGGGGATATTCGGCAACAAGGTTTAATGGTTGGGATTGAATTAGTGAAAGATAAAGGAACTAAAGAGCCATATCCTTGGCAAGAAAAAATAGGAGTTCAAGTTTGTATAGAGGCTAGAGATAAAGGAATGATCCTTCGTCCCTTGGGGAATGTGATAGTCTTTATGCCGCCGCTTTGTAGTACAAAAAGCCAGTTAGAAGATATGATGGAAATAATTTATAAATCAATTGAGGAAGTTACTAATGATTCAAGCTAA